Proteins from a single region of Streptomyces sp. Tu 3180:
- a CDS encoding GNAT family N-acetyltransferase, translating into MNITRPDGTRLLAQAGELADLLADAVDGGASVGFLAPLDRAQAVAWWRERSVAVAEGRLVVWVAHEEPGRVLGTVSLALPDRPNSRHRAELVKLMVHRTARGRGLGRRLLTVAEEEAAARGLTLLHLDTETGSPAERLYRSAGWTPVGAIPDYAADPGGTLRPTTVYYKRLGAGAVPPPAR; encoded by the coding sequence GTGAACATCACTCGCCCGGACGGGACCCGACTGCTCGCGCAGGCAGGCGAGTTGGCCGACCTGCTGGCCGACGCCGTGGACGGCGGAGCCTCCGTCGGCTTCCTCGCCCCGCTCGACCGCGCGCAGGCCGTCGCGTGGTGGCGGGAGCGGTCCGTCGCCGTCGCCGAGGGCCGGCTCGTGGTGTGGGTGGCGCACGAGGAGCCGGGCCGGGTGCTGGGCACGGTGAGCCTCGCCCTGCCCGACAGGCCCAACAGCCGCCACCGCGCCGAACTGGTGAAGCTGATGGTGCACCGCACGGCCCGCGGCCGGGGGCTCGGCCGCAGGCTGCTGACCGTCGCGGAGGAGGAGGCCGCCGCGCGGGGCCTCACCCTGCTGCACCTGGACACCGAGACCGGCAGCCCCGCCGAGCGCCTCTACCGCTCGGCCGGCTGGACCCCCGTCGGCGCGATCCCCGACTACGCGGCGGACCCGGGCGGGACGCTGCGGCCGACGACGGTCTACTACAAGCGCCTGGGGGCGGGCGCGGTGCCCCCTCCCGCCAGGTGA
- a CDS encoding NUDIX hydrolase family protein: MSDMTEITPGWLSSDDLEMARARMPILYVEAVPVRVDDSGEVTSVGLLLRIGPDGTVSRTLVSGRVLHHERVRDALLRHLEKDLGPVALPRVPASLQPFTVAEYFPTQGITPFHDPRQHAVSLAYIVPVTGDCRPRQDALDLVWFSPQEAVSQAVQSEMPGGHGVLLKQALAHAGCAV, encoded by the coding sequence ATGTCTGACATGACCGAGATCACGCCCGGTTGGCTGTCCTCCGACGATCTGGAGATGGCGCGCGCCCGCATGCCGATCCTGTACGTCGAGGCCGTCCCCGTGCGCGTGGACGACAGCGGCGAAGTCACCAGCGTCGGCCTCCTGCTGCGCATCGGGCCCGACGGGACGGTCAGCCGGACTCTGGTCTCCGGCCGGGTGCTGCACCACGAACGCGTCCGCGACGCCCTCCTGCGCCATCTGGAGAAGGACCTCGGGCCGGTGGCGCTGCCCCGCGTCCCGGCGTCGCTCCAGCCGTTCACGGTCGCGGAGTACTTCCCCACCCAGGGCATCACCCCCTTCCACGATCCCCGTCAGCACGCGGTGTCGCTGGCCTACATCGTGCCGGTGACGGGCGACTGCCGGCCCCGGCAGGACGCCCTCGACCTGGTGTGGTTCAGTCCGCAGGAGGCCGTGTCGCAGGCGGTGCAGAGCGAGATGCCCGGCGGGCACGGGGTGCTGCTGAAGCAGGCCCTGGCCCACGCGGGCTGCGCGGTCTGA
- a CDS encoding carbohydrate ABC transporter permease: MAAAGKTHATRWGVVNVVVVLYALFPVWWIAALSFKDPGTLTDGDYVPRDWTWENYRGIFETSEFTRALVNSIGIALIATVIAVILGTMAAYAVARLRFPGKQVLIGMSLLIAMFPPISLVSPLFAIERAVGVFDTWLGLIIPYMTFSLPLAIYTLSAFFREIPWDLEKAAKVDGATPAQAFRLVIVPLAAPGVFTTAILVFIFCWNDFLFAISLTSTESARTVPAAIAFFTGSSQFQQPTGSIAAAAVVITIPIIVFVLLFQRRIVAGLTSGAVKG, encoded by the coding sequence ATGGCCGCCGCGGGCAAGACGCACGCCACCCGGTGGGGGGTCGTCAACGTCGTGGTGGTGCTGTACGCCCTGTTCCCGGTGTGGTGGATCGCCGCGCTGTCGTTCAAGGACCCCGGCACCCTCACCGACGGCGACTACGTCCCCCGGGACTGGACCTGGGAGAACTACCGGGGCATCTTCGAGACGTCCGAGTTCACCCGGGCGCTCGTCAACTCGATCGGCATCGCCCTGATCGCCACCGTGATCGCGGTGATCCTCGGCACCATGGCGGCCTACGCGGTCGCCCGGCTGCGGTTCCCCGGCAAGCAGGTCCTCATCGGCATGTCCCTGCTGATCGCGATGTTCCCGCCGATCTCCCTGGTGTCCCCGCTGTTCGCCATCGAGCGGGCCGTCGGCGTCTTCGACACCTGGCTCGGGCTGATCATCCCGTACATGACCTTCTCGCTGCCGCTGGCGATCTACACCCTGTCGGCGTTCTTCCGGGAGATCCCCTGGGACCTGGAGAAGGCCGCCAAGGTGGACGGGGCCACGCCCGCGCAGGCCTTCCGGCTGGTCATCGTGCCGCTCGCCGCGCCCGGCGTGTTCACCACCGCCATCCTCGTGTTCATCTTCTGCTGGAACGACTTCCTGTTCGCGATCTCGCTGACCTCCACCGAGTCCGCGCGCACGGTGCCCGCCGCGATCGCCTTCTTCACCGGCAGCTCGCAGTTCCAGCAGCCCACCGGGTCGATCGCCGCCGCCGCCGTGGTGATCACCATCCCGATCATCGTTTTCGTCCTGCTCTTCCAGCGGCGGATCGTCGCCGGACTCACCTCCGGGGCGGTCAAGGGATGA
- a CDS encoding XRE family transcriptional regulator — protein sequence MKHDEAGTVPDPVDVRLGARLAELRGEHGWSLGELAERSGISRSTLSRAERAETSPTASLLNRLCAVYGRTMSQLLSEVEAEPQPVVRAADQPVWEDRASGFVRRSVSPPHGGLRGELVEGRLVAGADLAYDRPPVPGLEQHIWVLDGALAVTAEDVEHHLAGGDCLRLRVWGPTRFRCPGPADVRYVLAVVRP from the coding sequence ATGAAACATGACGAAGCCGGGACGGTTCCGGACCCCGTCGACGTCCGGCTCGGCGCGCGACTGGCCGAACTCAGGGGCGAACACGGCTGGTCCCTCGGAGAGCTCGCGGAGCGCAGCGGGATCAGCCGGTCCACCCTGTCCCGGGCCGAGCGGGCGGAGACCAGCCCCACCGCCTCCCTCCTGAACCGCCTGTGCGCCGTCTACGGACGGACCATGTCCCAACTGCTCAGCGAGGTCGAGGCGGAGCCCCAGCCGGTGGTGCGGGCCGCCGATCAGCCGGTGTGGGAGGACCGCGCCTCCGGCTTCGTCCGCCGGTCCGTCTCCCCGCCGCACGGCGGGCTGCGCGGCGAGCTCGTCGAGGGGCGGCTCGTCGCCGGCGCGGACCTCGCCTACGACCGGCCGCCCGTGCCCGGCCTGGAACAGCACATCTGGGTCCTGGACGGAGCCCTCGCCGTGACGGCCGAGGACGTCGAGCACCACCTCGCCGGCGGCGACTGCCTCAGACTGCGCGTCTGGGGACCCACCCGGTTCCGCTGCCCCGGGCCCGCAGACGTGCGCTACGTCCTGGCGGTGGTGCGGCCGTGA
- the ugpC gene encoding sn-glycerol-3-phosphate ABC transporter ATP-binding protein UgpC gives MAEIVLEGVTKRYPDGSLAVRDVDLDIADGEFVILVGPSGCGKSTTLNMIAGLEDITEGTLRIGGRAVNDLAPKERDVAMVFQSYALYPHMSVRENMGFPLRLAKVDRTTIDRKVEEAARVLDLTEFLDRKPANLSGGQRQRVAMGRAIVRDPKAFLMDEPLSNLDAKLRVQMRTQISRLQRRLGTTTVYVTHDQTEAMTLGDRVVVMRQGLVQQIGTPAQLYDVPRNLFVAGFIGSPAMNFVNASLSGGTLRTPLGELPLDDRVRRVLERRNAPREVIVGLRPEAFEDASLARETGGPVITATVDVLESLGSDAYVYFSAEGGPVTTAELEELATDSGVRDTGAGAAPQIVARLDAATRAREGAPVDLRVDMAKAHVFDPSTGANLTHPDGTDVP, from the coding sequence ATGGCCGAGATCGTCCTCGAGGGAGTCACCAAGCGCTATCCCGACGGGTCCCTCGCCGTGCGGGACGTGGACCTCGACATCGCCGACGGCGAGTTCGTGATCCTGGTCGGCCCGTCCGGGTGCGGCAAGTCCACCACCCTGAACATGATCGCCGGGCTCGAGGACATCACCGAGGGCACCCTGCGCATCGGCGGCCGGGCCGTCAACGACCTGGCTCCCAAGGAGCGCGACGTCGCCATGGTGTTCCAGAGCTACGCCCTGTACCCGCACATGAGCGTGCGCGAGAACATGGGCTTCCCGCTGCGGCTGGCGAAGGTGGACAGGACCACGATCGACCGCAAGGTCGAGGAGGCCGCCCGGGTGCTCGACCTGACCGAGTTCCTGGACCGCAAGCCGGCCAACCTCTCGGGCGGCCAGCGCCAGCGGGTGGCCATGGGGCGGGCCATCGTCCGCGACCCCAAGGCGTTCCTGATGGACGAACCGCTGTCCAACCTGGACGCCAAGCTCCGGGTGCAGATGCGCACCCAGATCTCCCGGCTGCAACGCCGCCTGGGCACCACCACCGTGTACGTCACCCACGACCAGACCGAGGCGATGACCCTCGGCGACCGGGTCGTGGTCATGCGGCAGGGCCTGGTCCAGCAGATCGGCACCCCCGCCCAGCTCTACGACGTGCCGCGCAACCTGTTCGTCGCCGGCTTCATCGGCTCCCCGGCGATGAACTTCGTCAACGCCTCCCTGTCCGGCGGCACCCTGCGCACCCCGCTGGGCGAACTGCCGCTCGACGACCGCGTGCGCAGGGTGCTGGAGAGGAGGAACGCGCCCCGCGAGGTCATCGTCGGACTGCGCCCGGAGGCCTTCGAGGACGCGAGCCTGGCGCGCGAGACGGGCGGCCCCGTGATCACCGCCACCGTGGACGTGCTGGAGTCGCTGGGCTCGGACGCGTACGTCTACTTCAGTGCGGAGGGCGGGCCGGTGACGACCGCCGAACTGGAGGAGCTCGCCACGGACTCCGGCGTGCGCGACACCGGCGCCGGGGCCGCCCCGCAGATCGTGGCCCGGCTGGACGCCGCCACCCGCGCCCGCGAGGGCGCACCCGTGGACCTCCGGGTCGACATGGCCAAGGCCCACGTCTTCGACCCGTCGACCGGCGCGAACCTCACGCACCCGGACGGCACCGACGTTCCCTGA
- a CDS encoding SAM-dependent methyltransferase, with amino-acid sequence MSESHTPPSGSARLNTGVAHNARVWNYWIGGKDNYEVDRQVGDHVASINPVIRDIARADREFLGRAVTYLAGERGVRQFLDIGTGLPTADNTHEIAQRIAPDARIVYVDNDPIVLAHARTLLTGTRDGATDYIDADVHDPDAILERAAETLDLTRPVAVMMLGILNFVLDTDEARGIVRRVMGAMPSGSFLVLTHPTFDPEVGGENQVPAMKFWNENATPPITARGAADITAFFEGLETVEPGLVSCSRWRATSDSAVAVPQYGAVAVKP; translated from the coding sequence GTGAGTGAGAGCCACACCCCGCCGAGCGGCTCGGCGAGGCTGAACACCGGTGTGGCGCACAACGCGCGCGTGTGGAACTACTGGATCGGCGGCAAGGACAACTACGAGGTCGACCGGCAGGTCGGCGACCACGTCGCCTCGATCAACCCGGTCATCCGGGACATCGCCCGGGCGGACCGGGAGTTCCTGGGCCGGGCGGTGACGTACCTGGCCGGCGAGCGCGGCGTGCGGCAGTTCCTCGACATCGGCACCGGGCTGCCGACCGCCGACAACACCCACGAGATCGCCCAGCGGATCGCTCCCGACGCGCGGATCGTGTACGTCGACAACGACCCGATCGTGCTGGCGCACGCCCGCACCCTGCTCACCGGCACCCGCGACGGCGCCACCGACTACATCGACGCCGACGTGCACGACCCGGACGCCATCCTCGAGCGGGCCGCCGAGACGCTGGACCTCACCCGGCCCGTGGCGGTGATGATGCTGGGCATCCTCAACTTCGTCCTCGACACCGACGAGGCCCGCGGCATCGTGCGCCGCGTCATGGGCGCGATGCCCTCCGGGAGCTTCCTGGTCCTCACGCACCCCACCTTCGACCCCGAGGTCGGCGGCGAGAACCAGGTTCCCGCCATGAAGTTCTGGAACGAGAACGCCACTCCCCCGATCACGGCCCGCGGCGCCGCGGACATCACCGCGTTCTTCGAGGGGCTGGAGACGGTCGAGCCCGGTCTGGTGTCGTGCTCGCGGTGGCGCGCCACGTCCGATTCCGCCGTCGCGGTGCCCCAGTACGGCGCGGTGGCCGTGAAGCCCTGA
- a CDS encoding MmcQ/YjbR family DNA-binding protein: MPDAEDVRRIALSLPDTTEKVAWSMPTFRVAGKMFATLPEDETSLAVRCPKEERDELALAEPEKFWIAGHEAQFAWVRVRLAALEDEAELRDILADSWRQAAPPRLLEAHPRLGLPPAD, from the coding sequence ATGCCCGATGCCGAAGACGTACGACGGATCGCCCTGTCCCTGCCGGACACGACGGAGAAGGTCGCCTGGAGCATGCCCACGTTCCGGGTGGCGGGGAAGATGTTCGCCACCCTGCCCGAGGACGAGACCTCCCTCGCGGTGCGCTGCCCGAAGGAGGAGCGCGACGAACTGGCCCTCGCCGAGCCGGAGAAGTTCTGGATCGCCGGCCACGAGGCGCAGTTCGCCTGGGTCAGGGTCCGCCTCGCGGCCCTGGAGGACGAGGCCGAACTGCGCGACATCCTCGCCGACTCCTGGCGCCAGGCGGCCCCGCCGCGCCTGCTGGAGGCGCACCCCCGGCTGGGTCTCCCGCCCGCGGACTGA
- a CDS encoding ABC transporter substrate-binding protein: protein MHARCRCRPAAGSAGDRGCPRGARRTRALVALTLLASALAACGGDEGGGRPTLDWYNFPDDSGALQKAADRCSEASGGRYRISYRKLPRGADGQRQQLVRRLAAEDESMDILGLDVTWGAEFAEARWIREWTGEAKRRATEGTLRVPLQTATWKGRLYAVPYNTNTQLLWYRKDLVPTPPRTWSEMLDTARDLARQGKPHYVEIQGAQYEGLTVWFNTLVNSAGGSVLDPGATEPSLGPPAVRAATIMRDLAGSPAADPSLPNQMEDQNRLAMESGTAAFELNYPFVYPSMKANNPRLFEDFRWAPYPRVDADRPARPTIGGIDLAVSAHSRHPDLAFEAALCLRNRENQLTAALEGGLPPTLRALYDDPAFVKEYPFSKDVLAALESASVRPLTPAYQNVSIVISHTLSPPSGIQPEKAVDTIGEQIDEALRSEGVIP from the coding sequence GTGCACGCGAGGTGCCGGTGCCGGCCGGCGGCGGGGAGCGCCGGGGATCGCGGATGCCCCCGAGGGGCGCGACGGACGCGGGCGCTGGTCGCGCTGACCCTGCTCGCCTCCGCGCTCGCCGCGTGCGGCGGCGACGAGGGCGGCGGCCGTCCCACCCTCGACTGGTACAACTTCCCCGACGACTCCGGCGCCCTGCAGAAGGCCGCCGACCGCTGCAGCGAGGCGTCCGGCGGCCGCTACCGCATCAGCTACCGGAAACTGCCCCGGGGCGCCGACGGCCAGCGCCAGCAGCTGGTGCGCAGGCTCGCCGCCGAGGACGAGTCCATGGACATCCTGGGCCTGGACGTCACCTGGGGCGCCGAGTTCGCCGAGGCCCGCTGGATCCGGGAGTGGACGGGCGAGGCGAAGCGGCGGGCCACCGAGGGCACCCTGCGCGTCCCGCTGCAGACCGCCACCTGGAAGGGCAGGCTCTACGCCGTCCCGTACAACACCAACACCCAGCTCCTGTGGTACCGGAAGGACCTGGTGCCCACCCCGCCCAGGACCTGGTCCGAGATGCTGGACACGGCCCGCGACCTCGCCCGGCAGGGCAAGCCGCACTACGTGGAGATCCAGGGCGCCCAGTACGAGGGCCTGACCGTCTGGTTCAACACGCTGGTCAACAGCGCGGGCGGCTCCGTGCTCGACCCGGGCGCCACCGAGCCCTCCCTCGGCCCGCCGGCCGTGCGGGCCGCCACGATCATGCGGGACCTCGCCGGCTCGCCGGCCGCGGACCCCTCCCTGCCCAACCAGATGGAGGACCAGAACCGCCTCGCCATGGAGTCGGGGACGGCGGCCTTCGAGCTCAACTACCCGTTCGTCTATCCGTCGATGAAGGCGAACAACCCGCGGCTGTTCGAGGACTTCCGCTGGGCGCCCTACCCCCGTGTCGACGCCGACCGCCCGGCCCGCCCCACCATCGGCGGCATCGACCTCGCCGTCAGCGCCCACTCCCGGCACCCGGACCTGGCCTTCGAGGCGGCCCTGTGCCTGCGCAACCGGGAGAACCAGCTCACCGCCGCGCTCGAGGGCGGACTGCCGCCCACCCTGCGCGCCCTGTACGACGACCCGGCGTTCGTGAAGGAGTACCCCTTCTCCAAGGACGTGCTGGCCGCCCTGGAGTCGGCGAGCGTGCGGCCGCTCACCCCCGCCTACCAGAACGTGTCGATCGTCATCTCCCACACGCTGTCCCCGCCGTCGGGGATCCAGCCGGAGAAGGCGGTCGACACCATCGGGGAACAGATCGACGAGGCCCTGCGATCCGAAGGTGTGATCCCGTGA
- a CDS encoding transketolase: MDTMRDRFAPAVTRLLDEDPRVAVVLAEIGRDGFTEALRRHPDRVVNVGIREQLLVGAAAGMALTGLRPVVHTFASFLVERPFEQVKLDLGHQGAGAVLVSAAASFDWPAGGYTHMAPGDVALLDTLDGWTVHVPGHPDEAEALLRHAVAAGDDKVYVRLSVQSNARALPVAGEGFRTVREGRSGVVVAVGPVLDAVLHATEGLDVTVLYATTVRPFDAAGLRRATGSAGTDVVLVEPYLAGTSTAAANDALADVPHRVLGLGVGRAELRRYGRIEEHVAAHGLDARSLRGRIGGFLGAGGAVPVGA, translated from the coding sequence GTGGACACCATGCGTGACCGTTTCGCCCCCGCCGTCACCCGGCTGCTCGACGAGGATCCGCGGGTCGCGGTCGTCCTCGCCGAGATCGGCAGGGACGGCTTCACCGAGGCCCTGCGCCGGCACCCGGACCGGGTGGTCAACGTCGGCATCCGGGAGCAGCTCCTGGTGGGGGCGGCCGCGGGGATGGCGCTGACCGGGCTGCGGCCCGTCGTGCACACCTTCGCGAGCTTCCTCGTCGAGCGGCCCTTCGAGCAGGTCAAACTGGACCTCGGGCACCAGGGCGCGGGCGCGGTGCTGGTGAGCGCCGCCGCCTCCTTCGACTGGCCGGCCGGCGGGTACACGCACATGGCCCCGGGTGACGTGGCGCTGCTGGACACCCTGGACGGCTGGACCGTGCACGTGCCGGGGCATCCGGACGAGGCCGAGGCGCTGCTGCGGCACGCGGTGGCCGCCGGCGACGACAAGGTGTACGTGCGGCTGTCCGTGCAGTCCAACGCGCGGGCGCTGCCCGTGGCCGGGGAAGGGTTCCGCACCGTCCGCGAGGGGCGCTCCGGTGTCGTGGTCGCCGTCGGTCCGGTGCTGGACGCGGTGCTCCACGCCACGGAGGGCCTCGACGTCACCGTCCTGTACGCCACCACCGTCCGCCCCTTCGACGCGGCCGGTCTGCGCCGCGCCACCGGGTCGGCCGGGACGGACGTCGTCCTCGTCGAACCGTACCTGGCGGGCACGTCGACGGCGGCGGCGAACGACGCGCTCGCCGACGTGCCGCACCGGGTGCTGGGGCTGGGCGTGGGCCGGGCCGAGCTGCGGCGGTACGGGCGGATCGAGGAGCACGTCGCCGCGCACGGCCTCGACGCGCGGTCGCTGCGGGGGCGCATCGGGGGGTTCCTGGGCGCGGGCGGGGCGGTGCCGGTGGGGGCGTGA
- a CDS encoding transketolase, translated as MTITGEHTRTYGYTDLPALMGLMTGDEKHGPAATSTLDVLWVLYDRVLRVGPERMDDPGRDRFLLSKGHGPMAYYAVLAAKGFLPVDWLPGFGSYDSPLGHHPDRLLVPGAEIGSGSLGHGLPIAVGTALGLRAQGLDEPRVWVLIGDAELDEGSNHEAIAFAGPAGLERLHTVVVDNSSASHARPGGIAARFEAAGWSALTADGRDHEALHTAFTAPHPGRPHVVVARVEPKNA; from the coding sequence ATGACGATCACCGGGGAACACACGCGTACGTACGGATACACGGACCTGCCGGCGCTGATGGGGCTGATGACCGGCGACGAGAAGCACGGCCCGGCCGCGACGTCCACGCTGGACGTGCTGTGGGTGCTCTACGACCGGGTGCTGCGGGTCGGGCCGGAGCGGATGGACGACCCCGGGCGGGACCGGTTCCTGCTGTCGAAGGGCCACGGGCCGATGGCGTACTACGCCGTGCTGGCCGCCAAGGGGTTCCTGCCCGTGGACTGGCTGCCCGGTTTCGGCTCGTACGACTCGCCGCTGGGCCACCACCCCGACCGCCTCCTGGTACCGGGCGCCGAGATCGGCAGCGGGTCACTGGGGCACGGGCTGCCGATCGCGGTCGGCACGGCGCTGGGGCTGCGCGCGCAGGGACTGGACGAGCCGCGGGTGTGGGTGCTGATCGGGGACGCCGAGCTGGACGAGGGGAGCAACCACGAGGCGATCGCCTTCGCCGGGCCCGCCGGTCTGGAACGGCTGCACACCGTGGTCGTCGACAACTCCTCCGCCAGCCACGCCCGGCCCGGCGGGATCGCCGCCCGCTTCGAGGCGGCGGGCTGGTCCGCGCTCACGGCCGACGGCCGGGACCACGAGGCGCTGCACACCGCGTTCACCGCACCGCATCCGGGCCGGCCGCACGTGGTCGTGGCCCGGGTCGAACCCAAGAACGCCTGA
- a CDS encoding LysR family transcriptional regulator, with amino-acid sequence MIEARRLHILRAVADHRTVTAAAAALYLTPSAVSQQLTALEQETGHRLVERGAKGVRLTPAGEILLSHTNAVLAQLERAEAELAAYGSGEAGTVTVAAFATGIAEVVAPAVARLAGSAPGIRIRVQDAEGDASLPMVLDRQVDVAVAVEYRGAPPADDPRLTHVPLYAEPFDAVVPVTHRLAGCAEVPLAELAKDPWIGPYPGNPCHDVVVLACENAGFQPLLEHSSDDFRAVVALASAGVGVALVPRSALRGMDLAGVVVRPVDGVAPTRRVFAAVRRGAEEHPLIRPVLDALRAAAEA; translated from the coding sequence ATGATCGAGGCGCGGCGGCTCCACATCCTCCGTGCGGTGGCCGACCACCGCACGGTCACGGCGGCTGCCGCCGCGCTGTACCTGACCCCCTCGGCCGTCTCCCAGCAGCTCACCGCGCTGGAGCAGGAGACGGGCCACCGGCTCGTGGAGCGCGGCGCCAAGGGGGTACGGCTCACTCCGGCCGGCGAGATCCTGCTCAGCCACACCAACGCGGTCCTCGCCCAGCTGGAGCGGGCCGAGGCGGAACTCGCGGCGTACGGTTCGGGCGAGGCGGGCACCGTCACGGTCGCCGCCTTCGCGACCGGTATCGCCGAGGTCGTCGCGCCCGCGGTGGCCCGTCTCGCCGGGTCCGCGCCCGGCATCCGCATCCGGGTCCAGGACGCCGAGGGCGACGCCAGCCTGCCGATGGTGCTGGACCGGCAGGTCGACGTCGCCGTGGCGGTCGAGTACCGCGGAGCACCGCCCGCCGACGACCCCCGGCTCACCCACGTACCGCTGTACGCCGAGCCGTTCGACGCGGTCGTCCCCGTCACCCACCGGCTGGCCGGCTGTGCCGAGGTGCCGCTCGCCGAGCTGGCCAAGGACCCGTGGATCGGCCCCTACCCCGGCAATCCCTGCCATGACGTGGTCGTCCTGGCCTGCGAGAACGCCGGTTTCCAGCCCCTCCTGGAGCACTCCTCGGACGACTTCCGCGCGGTGGTCGCCCTCGCTTCGGCGGGCGTGGGCGTCGCGCTGGTGCCCCGTTCCGCGCTGCGCGGCATGGATCTCGCGGGCGTCGTCGTCCGCCCGGTGGACGGTGTGGCGCCGACCCGCCGGGTCTTCGCCGCCGTGCGCCGGGGCGCCGAGGAGCACCCGCTGATCCGGCCGGTGCTGGACGCGCTCCGCGCGGCGGCGGAGGCGTAG
- a CDS encoding type II CAAX endopeptidase family protein — protein MSCSHPDDAERRVARGRRTASGTPRGRCRGPIGTWPAVGLTVAVLVAANSALHRWSGPFGLVTAVVASVLLLGVLRRAGGTWADAGLGPGTLARGARWALAMMGLVGVVYLAGALLPATRTLFEDRRYDGMSASELAVRVLVLVPVGTVLVEEIAFRGVLYGLVRRARGAVRATTVSSLLFGLWHVLPSLHLATAKPALTAVSGDAVLGAAPVVAATVLFTAAAGVLFCELRRRSGSLLAPMGLHWAVNAFGYVAGFLLR, from the coding sequence GTGTCCTGCTCCCATCCCGATGACGCCGAGCGGCGCGTGGCGCGGGGGCGCCGCACCGCGAGCGGCACGCCGCGGGGCCGCTGCCGGGGGCCGATCGGCACCTGGCCGGCCGTGGGGCTCACGGTGGCCGTCCTCGTCGCCGCCAACTCGGCCCTGCACCGCTGGTCCGGCCCGTTCGGCCTGGTGACGGCGGTCGTGGCCAGCGTGCTGCTGCTCGGTGTGCTCCGCCGGGCCGGAGGCACCTGGGCGGACGCGGGTCTGGGGCCCGGCACCCTGGCCCGCGGTGCCCGTTGGGCGCTGGCCATGATGGGCCTGGTCGGCGTCGTCTACCTGGCCGGGGCGCTGCTGCCGGCCACCCGCACGCTGTTCGAGGACCGGCGGTACGACGGGATGAGCGCGAGCGAGCTGGCGGTGCGTGTTCTCGTGCTGGTCCCCGTCGGTACCGTCCTGGTGGAGGAGATCGCCTTCCGCGGCGTGCTCTACGGTCTGGTGCGCCGCGCCCGCGGAGCGGTCCGGGCGACCACCGTGTCGAGCCTGCTGTTCGGCCTCTGGCACGTGCTGCCGTCGCTGCACCTGGCGACCGCGAAACCCGCTCTGACCGCGGTCTCCGGCGACGCCGTGCTCGGCGCCGCCCCGGTGGTCGCGGCGACCGTGCTGTTCACGGCGGCCGCGGGCGTCCTGTTCTGCGAACTGCGTCGCCGCAGCGGCAGCCTGCTGGCGCCCATGGGCCTGCACTGGGCGGTCAACGCGTTCGGCTACGTCGCCGGGTTCCTGCTGCGCTGA
- a CDS encoding sugar ABC transporter permease, translating to MADPGRGRAALSAGARQERRLGWLLCAPAVLVMLAVTAYPIGYAVYLSLQRYDLRFPARAEFVGLRNYGAVLSSPYWWDAFWVTLFITVVSVAVELVLGMALALVMHRTLFLRGTVRTAVLVPYGIVTVVAAFSWQYAWTPELGYLAELLPSGEAPLTEQWSALWLIILAEVWKTTPFMALLLLAGLALVPEETLKAAMVDGATPWQRFTKVVLPLMKPAILVALLFRTLDAFRIFDNIYVLTAGAHGTGSLSILGYNNLFTALNLGIGSAISVLIFLCVGIIAFTFVKLFGAAAPGAEVKR from the coding sequence ATGGCAGACCCGGGGCGGGGCAGGGCGGCCCTCTCCGCCGGAGCCAGACAGGAGCGGCGCCTGGGCTGGCTGCTGTGCGCACCGGCCGTCCTGGTCATGCTCGCCGTGACCGCCTACCCCATCGGCTACGCCGTCTACCTCTCCCTCCAGCGCTACGACCTGCGGTTCCCGGCCCGGGCGGAGTTCGTGGGGCTGAGGAACTACGGGGCGGTGCTGTCCTCCCCGTACTGGTGGGACGCCTTCTGGGTCACGCTCTTCATCACCGTCGTGTCGGTGGCCGTCGAGCTGGTCCTCGGCATGGCGCTCGCCCTGGTGATGCACCGCACGCTCTTCCTGCGCGGCACGGTCCGCACCGCGGTCCTCGTCCCCTACGGCATCGTCACCGTCGTCGCCGCCTTCTCCTGGCAGTACGCCTGGACCCCCGAACTCGGCTACCTCGCCGAACTGCTGCCCAGCGGTGAGGCCCCGCTCACCGAGCAGTGGTCCGCGCTGTGGCTGATCATCCTCGCCGAGGTGTGGAAGACCACCCCGTTCATGGCGCTGCTGCTGCTCGCCGGCCTCGCCCTGGTCCCCGAGGAGACCCTGAAGGCGGCCATGGTGGACGGCGCCACCCCCTGGCAGCGGTTCACCAAGGTCGTGCTGCCGCTGATGAAGCCGGCCATCCTGGTGGCGCTGCTCTTCCGCACCCTGGACGCGTTCCGCATCTTCGACAACATCTACGTCCTGACCGCGGGCGCCCACGGCACCGGCTCCCTGTCCATCCTCGGCTACAACAACCTGTTCACCGCGCTGAACCTGGGCATCGGGTCGGCGATCTCGGTCCTGATCTTCCTCTGCGTCGGGATCATCGCCTTCACCTTCGTCAAGCTGTTCGGCGCCGCCGCACCGGGCGCGGAGGTGAAGCGCTGA